The Macadamia integrifolia cultivar HAES 741 unplaced genomic scaffold, SCU_Mint_v3 scaffold1283, whole genome shotgun sequence genome has a segment encoding these proteins:
- the LOC122063280 gene encoding uncharacterized protein LOC122063280, with translation MPVSGYEEPGFKPVGWHPSDSIAGVPIKKRRFPFVVSQSPPQTQSSQAVEPGQTEKEHSDVKAESSSNEGDARDVSGISGTTRSYSLEEKGKSSADSNVNSVESKVNLQVNLPGFGLGEPTYAVASGSGAEKSNKQEVMAADRPVYPKIPENAEQQLVQKGTTMLGIVEGASGKEKLESNNGFELLNSSGNSELPLVPKEPTISALTGLDSHGSCGKQELIDPCSLNLTLAKADPDVKNRRNVSESAIGGTLPPANRSHWDLNTMMDTWEDSMNDASTSHKLRGADGSDGAAILGIEPVVSSAVMAFGEPESSSGVTLGKDILDKNEYKSKLRSFSNPHNKQIISDDLLNLCLSPSGLLKSNFSREQYCMPRKIDSMGVETNLKLSETVVSSARKFKMVGRIVKSEPFDEVNKQDLRAANASSVKISDTRIVKSEPLEDHSQESLKSLKTRNMKLVDDGYVKSEPVYKNYQGVLKPAEEIQSQLKQATCTAGVPIIEAGLHFSDIPVGEMQSQVEQATCTAGMPIIQNGLHCSELPTCRMETYGTGRLLGPSESHAYAVDIPRSAEVSCELDLPSCTNETPVKGDVTLEACGSYGGVNSDVASESVGNDAKESKTGVVMIATSETKASGGIDLESSRLKLTHELRPDSYQHGEVADSDEEKINISTDMLEDDSYDTGDESDGSHAMGVTSVEDKQHRVEDDFEDGEVREPLLHEGGECEEKEKEHIDYGESENKDASMCGDHVSTSTGEDRSAKIEENGESNNAFCGGECNNSLLNETNDQDAGKVATSQESLGVRMPHTESDEKVTIRAARREILNCSGREDGSMGHEGDLTSNHALCDCQGTATGDIQSDAISQQEHVKGADPGEINHLVLPKADPSIDGDEATKDANGRGTRRRIINLPRASNGSSSSRLRTIPGRSLPSLIEKEIYTDVVLKGDKIHGQGNRDESYNDGAR, from the exons ATGCCAGTTTCAGGATATGAAGAG CCTGGGTTTAAACCCGTCGGTTGGCATCCTAGTGATTCTATTGCAGGTGTGCCCATCAAGAAAAGAAGGTTCCCATTTGTTGTGTCTCAGTCACCTCCTCAGACACAGTCATCACAGGCAGTGGAACCTGGTCAAACAGAGAAAGAACATTCTGATGTAAAGGCAGAGTCATCTTCAAATGAAGGTGATGCAAGGGATGTTTCTGGGATTTCTGGTACAACCAGAAGTTATTCCCTGGAAGAAAAGGGTAAATCTTCTGCTGATAGTAATGTTAACTCTGTTGAAAGTAAGGTTAATCTTCAGGTTAATCTTCCTGGATTTGGTCTTGGGGAACCAACTTATGCTGTGGCCTCAGGTTCTGGTGCTGAAAAGAGCAACAAACAGGAAGTTATGGCTGCTGATAGGCCAGTCTACCCAAAAATTCCAGAAAATGCTGAACAACAGTTGGTACAAAAGGGAACTACTATGCTGGGAATTGTGGAAGGAGCAAGTGGGAAGGAGAAACTTGAGAGCAATAATGGTTTTGAACTTCTGAATTCTTCAGGAAATTCTGAATTACCATTAGTGCCAAAGGAACCAACTATTTCAGCTTTGACAGGTCTAGACAGCCATGGGAGCTGTGGAAAGCAAGAACTTATCGATCCATGTTCGTTGAACTTGACTTTGGCCAAGGCAGACCCTGATGTAAAGAATAGAAGAAATGTTTCTGAGTCGGCGATTGGTGGTACTCTTCCACCTGCTAACAGGTCACATTGGGATTTGAATACTATGATGGACACATGGGAGGATTCCATGAATGATGCATCCACTTCTCACAAATTACGTGGTGCTGATGGGTCAGATGGAGCTGCCATACTTGGTATTGAGCCTGTAGTATCTTCGGCTGTAATGGCTTTTGGGGAACCTGAAAGCAGCAGTGGCGTTACTCTAGGGAAAGACATTCTTGATAAAAATGAATACAAGTCTAAGCTTCGCAGCTTCTCCAACCCTCATAATAAACAAATTATATCTGATGATCTTCTTAATCTCTGCCTTAGTCCATCTGGTCTCCTCAAGTCAAACTTCAGTCGAGAACAGTATTGTATGCCAAGGAAAATAGATTCAATGGGAGTAGAAACTAACTTGAAATTATCTGAAACAGTGGTGTCATCAGCCAGAAAATTTAAAATGGTTGGTAGAATTGTAAAGTCTGAGCCATTTGATGAGGTGAACAAGCAGGATCTTAGGGCTGCAAACGCAAGCTCTGTGAAAATTTCAGATACTAGAATTGTAAAATCTGAACCATTGGAAGATCACAGCCAAGAATCCCTCAAATCATTGAAGACCAGGAATATGAAATTGGTAGATGATGGGTATGTAAAGTCTGAGCCAGTATACAAAAATTATCAAGGAGTCCTCAAACCAGCGGAAGAAATACAAAGCCAATTAAAGCAGGCAACATGCACTGCAGGTGTGCCTATAATAGAGGCTGGATTGCACTTTTCAGATATTCCAGTGGGAGAAATGCAAAGCCAAGTAGAGCAGGCAACATGCACTGCAGGTATGCCTATAATTCAGAATGGATTGCACTGTTCAGAACTTCCTACCTGTAGAATGGAAACATATGGTACTGGGCGGTTATTGGGACCTTCGGAGTCTCATGCTTATGCAGTGGATATTCCCAGGAGTGCAGAGGTTTCCTGCGAGTTAGATTTACCTTCTTGTACAAACGAAACACCTGTCAAAGGTGATGTAACACTGGAAGCATGTGGAAGTTATGGTGGGGTCAATTCTGACGTGGCTTCTGAATCTGttggtaatgatgccaaggaatCAAAGACAGGAGTTGTTATGATAGCTACTTCAGAAACGAAAGCTTCAGGTGGTATTGATCTGGAATCTTCCAGATTAAAATTGACTCATGAGCTTCGCCCAGATTCATATCAGCATGGTGAGGTAGCTGATAGTGATGAGGAAAAGATCAACATTTCTACGGATATGCTGGAGGATGATTCTTATGATACTGGCGATGAATCAGATGGTAGTCATGCAATGGGTGTTACCAGTGTAGAAGATAAACAACATCGGGTAGAAGATGATTTTGAAGATGGTGAGGTTCGAGAACCATTGTTGCATGAAGGTGGTGAGtgtgaggaaaaagaaaaagagcatATTGATTATGGAGAGTCTGAAAATAAGGATGCCAGCATGTGTGGTGATCATGTCTCTACATCCACTGGTGAGGACAGAAGTgctaaaatagaagaaaatggtGAGTCAAATAATGCTTTTTGTGGAGGAGAGTGCAACAACAGCTTGCTTAATGAAACAAATGATCAAGACGCGGGCAAAGTTGCAACATCACAAGAATCATTGGGAGTCAGAATGCCACATACTGAATCTGATGAGAAGGTAACAATTAGAGCTGCTAGACGAGAAATACTAAATTGTTCAGGAAGGGAAGATGGGTCGATGGGTCATGAGGGGGATCTAACATCCAATCATGCACTTTGTGATTGCCAGGGGACTGCCACAGGTGATATTCAATCTGATGCCATAAGCCAACAGGAGCATGTCAAAGGAGCTGATCCAGGTGAAATTAATCATTTGGTTTTGCCAAAGGCAGATCCATCAATTGATGGTGATGAAGCAACTAAAGATGCCAATGGTAGAGGCACCAGAAGGCGCATTATAAATTTGCCTCGAGCTTCAAATGGGTCATCTTCAAGTAGACTGAGAACTATTCCCGGGAGGTCGTTGCCATCACTAATTGAAAAGGAAATTTATACTGATGTAGTACTCAAGGGTGATAAAATACATGGTCAAGGGAATAG AGATGAAAGCTACAATGATGGAGCTCGCAA
- the LOC122063292 gene encoding uncharacterized protein LOC122063292 → MSRDHFMRLLDALKERELVKDTNNIPVEEQLAMSIMIMAHNVRNSIIQERLQHSSETVIRVFYNILRALNTYARELIQPPSFNEIPAKICGDKRYHLYFDNCIRAIDGTHVNASVPVANQIPYRSGRKKYATQNVLVVCDFDICFTFIWAGWEGTVLGSRILWEALHRQYLKFPHPPEGKYYLVDLGFSNVPGYLAPFKNVCYHKQDYNHRRPQGTKERFNHTFIKEYN, encoded by the exons ATGTCTCGAGATCACTTTATGAGGTTATTAGATGCATTGAAGGAAAGAGAGTTAGTAAAAGATACAAATAATATCCCCGTAGAAGAGCAATTGGCAATGAGTATTATGATCATGGCTCATAATGTTAGGAATAGCATTATTCAAGAAAGGCTTCAACATTCTAGTGAAACTGTGATTCGAGTTTTTTATAATATTCTACGAGCCCTTAATACTTATGCTAGAGAACTCATTCAGCCACCATCTTTTAATGAAATTCCTGCTAAAATCTGTGGGGATAAGAGGTATCATCTTTATTTTGATAATTGCATAAGAGCAATTGATGGGACACATGTCAATGCATCCGTCCCAGTTGCCAACCAAATTCCATATAGATCAGGAAGGAAAAAATATGCAACACAAAATGTACTAGTTGTGTGTGATTTTGATATATGTTTTACCTTCATATGGGCTGGTTGGGAAGGAACAGTCCTTGGCTCGAGGATTCTGTGGGAAGCATTGCATCGACAATATTTGAAATTCCCTCATCCTCCAGAag GAAAGTATTACCTTGTTGATCTCGGATTTTCAAATGTCCCCGGATACCTTGCCCCATTCAAAAATGTGTGTTACCATAAACAAGATTATAACCACAGAAGACCACAAGGGACTAAAGAACGGTTCAATCATACCTTCATTAAGGAGTACAATTGA
- the LOC122063296 gene encoding serine/arginine-rich splicing factor RS2Z32-like isoform X1 encodes MPRYDDRYGSTRDDRYGSSRDDRYGSSRDDRYGSTRLYVGRLSSRTRSRDLEDLFSRYGRVRDVDLKHDFAFVEFSDPRDADDARYSLNGRDVGGSRIIVEFAKGGPRGAGGSREYLGRGPPPGSGRCFNCGLDGHWARDCKAGDWKNKCYRCGERGHIERNCQNSPKELRRGSSYSRSPSRSPSPRRSTRKNRSRSYSRSRSYSRSRSPARRELSVELEEKRSKSPRYSGSPKLKKSSPPPSRGRKRSPTPDGNSPQDRDSPPPRDRKEATQHDGSEYSESPRAESRSPASPGREESPEGRRYQSPQANGHSHSPSPRDDRSPMDGDGDENRGTPQGSESPSSAQD; translated from the exons ATGCCTCGCTATGATGATCGCTATGGCAGCACACGTGATGATCGCTATGGCAGCTCACGTGATGATCGCTATGGCAGCTCACGTGACGATCGCTATGGCAGCACACGTCTCTATGTTGGCCGCTTGTCGTCAAGAACACGTTCACGTGACCTGGAAGACCTCTTCAGCAGATATGGAAG AGTACGAGATGTGGATTTGAAGCACGACTTCGCCTTTGTT GAATTTAGTGATCCTCGTGATGCTGATGATGCAAGATATAGTTTAAATGGAAGAGATGTTGGTGGGAGTCGTATCATAGTGGAATTTGCTAAAGGA GGACCACGTGGAGCAGGTGGTTCACGAGAGTATCTGGGAAGAGGTCCCCCTCCTGGATCGGGTCGCTGCTTCAACTGTGGCCTTGATGGTCACTGGGCTCGAGATTGCAAAGCTGGAGACTGGAAGAACAAGTGTTACCGATGTGGAGAAAGAGGTCATATAGAAAGAAATTGCCAAAATAGCCCAAAGGAACTTAG ACGTGGGAGTAGTTATTCTCGTTCACCATCAAGATCCCCATCTCCTCGCCGCAGCACCAGAAAAAACCGGAGTAGAAGTTACAGCCGGAGCCGCAGTTATAG CCGATCTCGATCACCTGCAAGGAGAGAGCTGAGTGTGGAGCTTGAGGAGAAAAGATCAAAAAGCCCTCGTTACAGCGGGAGTCCTAAGTTGAAGAAGAGTTCCCCTCCACCATCCAGAGGAAGGAAACGAAGCCCTACACCTGATGGGAACAGTCCTCAAGATAGAGACAGTCCACCACCAAGAGATCGCAAGGAAGCCACTCAGCATGATGGTTCAGAATACAGTGAGAGCCCTAGGGCTGAGAGCAGAAGCCCCGCAAGCCCAGGAAGGGAAGAGAGCCCTGAAGGCAGGAGGTACCAAAGCCCTCAAGCGAATGGACACAGCCATAGCCCGAGTCCTAGGGATGATAGGAGCCCCatggatggtgatggtgatgagaACCGTGGTACCCCTCAAGGCAGTGAGTCTCCTTCAAGCGCCCAAGACTAG
- the LOC122063296 gene encoding serine/arginine-rich splicing factor RS2Z32-like isoform X2 yields MYTSLPVFSFSYSFPCLSVIVFSLPHFVKHMQAFFVFPPFVLCICSQEFSDPRDADDARYSLNGRDVGGSRIIVEFAKGGPRGAGGSREYLGRGPPPGSGRCFNCGLDGHWARDCKAGDWKNKCYRCGERGHIERNCQNSPKELRRGSSYSRSPSRSPSPRRSTRKNRSRSYSRSRSYSRSRSPARRELSVELEEKRSKSPRYSGSPKLKKSSPPPSRGRKRSPTPDGNSPQDRDSPPPRDRKEATQHDGSEYSESPRAESRSPASPGREESPEGRRYQSPQANGHSHSPSPRDDRSPMDGDGDENRGTPQGSESPSSAQD; encoded by the exons ATGTACACTTCACTTCCTGTGTTCTCTTTTTCATATTCTTTTCCCTGCTTGAGTGtgattgttttttctttacCACATTTTGTTAAACATATGCAAGCTTTTTTTGTCTTCCCCCCCTTTGTTCTTTGCATTTGTTCACAGGAATTTAGTGATCCTCGTGATGCTGATGATGCAAGATATAGTTTAAATGGAAGAGATGTTGGTGGGAGTCGTATCATAGTGGAATTTGCTAAAGGA GGACCACGTGGAGCAGGTGGTTCACGAGAGTATCTGGGAAGAGGTCCCCCTCCTGGATCGGGTCGCTGCTTCAACTGTGGCCTTGATGGTCACTGGGCTCGAGATTGCAAAGCTGGAGACTGGAAGAACAAGTGTTACCGATGTGGAGAAAGAGGTCATATAGAAAGAAATTGCCAAAATAGCCCAAAGGAACTTAG ACGTGGGAGTAGTTATTCTCGTTCACCATCAAGATCCCCATCTCCTCGCCGCAGCACCAGAAAAAACCGGAGTAGAAGTTACAGCCGGAGCCGCAGTTATAG CCGATCTCGATCACCTGCAAGGAGAGAGCTGAGTGTGGAGCTTGAGGAGAAAAGATCAAAAAGCCCTCGTTACAGCGGGAGTCCTAAGTTGAAGAAGAGTTCCCCTCCACCATCCAGAGGAAGGAAACGAAGCCCTACACCTGATGGGAACAGTCCTCAAGATAGAGACAGTCCACCACCAAGAGATCGCAAGGAAGCCACTCAGCATGATGGTTCAGAATACAGTGAGAGCCCTAGGGCTGAGAGCAGAAGCCCCGCAAGCCCAGGAAGGGAAGAGAGCCCTGAAGGCAGGAGGTACCAAAGCCCTCAAGCGAATGGACACAGCCATAGCCCGAGTCCTAGGGATGATAGGAGCCCCatggatggtgatggtgatgagaACCGTGGTACCCCTCAAGGCAGTGAGTCTCCTTCAAGCGCCCAAGACTAG